The following coding sequences are from one Halorubrum sp. BOL3-1 window:
- a CDS encoding desampylase has translation MIEFPRAAYDEVVYRAYGGGEAEICGVLAGSFGDDGEPSVVERAYEAENVAETPQIRYLIDPEEQFELIERAEDDGLDVVGFYHSHPTGPANPSETDAARAAWPDRSYVICALDGYPFVGSWRWRGDDEEFEQEAVVVRSER, from the coding sequence GTGATCGAATTCCCCAGAGCGGCGTACGACGAGGTCGTCTACCGGGCGTACGGCGGTGGCGAGGCCGAGATCTGCGGCGTCCTCGCCGGGAGCTTCGGTGACGACGGCGAGCCGAGCGTCGTCGAGCGCGCCTACGAGGCCGAGAACGTCGCTGAGACCCCGCAGATACGATACCTCATCGATCCCGAAGAGCAGTTCGAGTTGATCGAACGGGCCGAGGACGACGGTCTCGACGTCGTGGGCTTCTACCACTCGCATCCCACCGGCCCGGCGAACCCGAGCGAGACGGACGCCGCGCGCGCGGCGTGGCCCGACCGCTCGTACGTCATCTGCGCGCTGGACGGATACCCGTTCGTCGGGTCGTGGCGCTGGCGCGGCGACGACGAGGAGTTCGAGCAGGAGGCCGTGGTCGTCCGGAGCGAGCGATAG
- a CDS encoding helix-turn-helix domain-containing protein → MCLRVIGEGPLSASEAADQPGYDRSTVTRYRNRLVDLGLLRRSESNREGGVVRRALSESARDTTRRTPSESTRDRRARGFRRVIHCREPPRRRHRRRLRVRAP, encoded by the coding sequence ATCTGTCTCCGCGTCATCGGGGAAGGGCCGCTCTCGGCAAGCGAGGCGGCCGACCAGCCGGGGTACGACCGGAGTACCGTCACGCGATACCGCAACAGGCTCGTCGACCTCGGACTGCTCCGACGCTCCGAGTCGAACCGAGAGGGCGGCGTCGTCCGACGGGCGCTCTCCGAGTCAGCCCGTGATACCACCCGCCGGACGCCCTCGGAGTCGACCCGTGATAGGAGAGCGAGGGGGTTCAGGCGAGTAATTCACTGCCGAGAACCACCGCGCCGACGACACCGAAGACGACTCCGAGTGCGGGCTCCATGA
- a CDS encoding sulfite exporter TauE/SafE family protein, which translates to MSRSDALGLGLVGLSGAVALTTLGGDAGVRVGMTALQSLPLPTGFPVDRFLAHWWVFPASVVFSLVALASGVSGALFFSPFFMLVVGLSPSQAIGAGLLTEVFGMGNGLLNYVRQRVVDYQTAKWLLLGAVPSVVVGAFAAHYVPTTLLKVAFGLGLLLLGGFLVYYDPPEEYVPGEHEGEYLKRKNTGRGTTTVETADGETFTYDTCWRPPGVGLATAGGFITGLVSAGLPEVTTTQLIVRCRLPPRVAVATSVFVLAVAAGAGAAVHALAATPVWYVVAWSIPGVIVGGTVGTRVGKYVPSEVMEPALGVVFGVVGAVVLGSELLA; encoded by the coding sequence ATGAGCCGATCGGACGCCCTCGGCCTCGGTCTCGTCGGGCTGTCGGGAGCGGTCGCACTCACGACGCTGGGGGGTGACGCCGGGGTTCGAGTCGGGATGACGGCACTTCAGTCGCTTCCGCTTCCGACCGGATTCCCGGTTGACCGGTTCCTCGCGCACTGGTGGGTGTTCCCCGCCTCGGTCGTCTTCTCGCTGGTCGCGCTCGCCTCCGGGGTCTCCGGCGCGCTGTTTTTCAGTCCATTCTTCATGTTGGTCGTCGGTCTGTCGCCCTCACAGGCGATCGGTGCCGGCCTCCTGACGGAGGTGTTCGGGATGGGGAACGGACTGCTGAACTACGTCCGCCAGCGCGTCGTCGACTATCAGACCGCCAAGTGGCTGCTCCTCGGGGCGGTCCCGTCGGTCGTGGTCGGCGCGTTCGCGGCCCACTACGTTCCGACGACGCTCCTGAAAGTCGCCTTCGGCCTCGGGCTCCTGCTGCTCGGCGGATTCTTAGTCTACTACGATCCGCCGGAGGAGTACGTGCCGGGCGAGCACGAGGGCGAGTATCTCAAACGAAAGAACACCGGTCGGGGCACGACGACCGTCGAGACGGCGGACGGCGAGACGTTCACTTACGACACCTGCTGGCGTCCTCCCGGCGTCGGTCTCGCCACGGCCGGGGGCTTCATCACCGGACTCGTCAGCGCCGGCCTCCCCGAAGTGACGACGACGCAGCTGATCGTCCGGTGTCGCCTGCCGCCCCGCGTCGCCGTCGCGACGAGCGTGTTCGTCCTCGCCGTCGCGGCGGGCGCGGGCGCGGCCGTCCACGCGCTCGCGGCGACGCCGGTCTGGTACGTCGTCGCGTGGTCGATACCGGGCGTGATCGTCGGCGGGACGGTCGGGACCCGCGTCGGCAAGTACGTTCCCAGCGAGGTCATGGAGCCCGCACTCGGAGTCGTCTTCGGTGTCGTCGGCGCGGTGGTTCTCGGCAGTGAATTACTCGCCTGA
- a CDS encoding complex I NDUFA9 subunit family protein — protein sequence MKLLVAGGTGFIGSYLCRALDDDGHDVTALSRSPEDAPEGVTGVSGDVTDYDSIESAVEGHDAVVNLVALSPLFEPDGGNRMHDRIHRGGTENLVRAAEDGGVEGFVQLSALGADPGGDTAYIRAKGEAEAIVRGSDLDWTIFRPSVVFGEGGEFVSFTKRLKGMFAPGVPLYPLPGGGETRFQPIHVEDLVPMIAAAVTDDEHVGETYEVGGPEVLTLRRVTDLVYEAEKKGVTIVPLPMPLAKVGLSVLGAVPGFPMGPDQYRSLKFDNTTADNDVAAFGVDLDDLTTLSAYLGVT from the coding sequence ATGAAACTGTTGGTAGCCGGTGGAACCGGCTTCATCGGATCGTACCTCTGTCGCGCGCTCGACGACGACGGACACGACGTGACGGCGCTGTCGAGATCGCCCGAGGACGCGCCCGAGGGAGTGACGGGCGTCAGCGGCGACGTGACCGATTACGACTCCATCGAGTCGGCCGTCGAGGGACACGACGCGGTCGTAAACCTGGTCGCGCTCTCGCCGCTCTTCGAACCCGACGGCGGCAACCGCATGCACGACCGGATCCACCGCGGCGGGACCGAGAACCTCGTCAGAGCCGCGGAGGACGGCGGCGTCGAGGGGTTCGTTCAACTGAGCGCGCTCGGCGCGGACCCGGGCGGCGACACCGCCTACATCCGCGCGAAGGGCGAGGCGGAGGCGATCGTCCGCGGGAGCGACCTCGACTGGACGATCTTCCGCCCGTCGGTCGTCTTCGGCGAGGGCGGCGAGTTCGTCTCGTTCACCAAGCGGCTGAAGGGGATGTTCGCGCCGGGCGTCCCGCTGTACCCGCTTCCCGGCGGCGGGGAGACGCGGTTCCAGCCCATACACGTCGAGGACCTCGTGCCGATGATCGCGGCCGCGGTGACCGACGACGAGCACGTGGGCGAGACCTACGAGGTCGGCGGTCCCGAGGTGCTCACGCTCCGGCGGGTGACGGACCTCGTCTACGAGGCCGAAAAGAAGGGAGTCACCATCGTCCCGCTGCCAATGCCGCTCGCGAAGGTCGGCCTCTCGGTCCTCGGCGCGGTCCCCGGGTTCCCGATGGGACCGGACCAGTACCGCTCGCTGAAGTTCGACAACACGACCGCCGACAACGACGTCGCGGCGTTCGGGGTCGATCTCGACGATCTGACTACCCTCTCGGCGTACCTGGGGGTCACGTGA
- a CDS encoding DsrE family protein, giving the protein MTKAAIVILAGNESHSDYGRLANALEAAKEFAENDDELELIFDGAGTQWIPELEDEESDYHELYQAVRDNAAVCDFCSGAFGVEDAVADAGLVTLDDHDGHPSIRSLVDDDYEIITF; this is encoded by the coding sequence ATGACAAAAGCAGCAATCGTGATTCTCGCCGGCAACGAATCGCACTCGGACTACGGTCGCCTCGCGAACGCGCTGGAGGCCGCAAAGGAGTTCGCGGAGAACGACGACGAGCTCGAGCTCATCTTCGACGGTGCGGGAACTCAGTGGATCCCCGAGCTGGAAGACGAGGAGAGCGACTACCACGAACTGTACCAGGCGGTCCGCGACAACGCGGCGGTCTGTGACTTCTGTTCCGGCGCGTTCGGCGTCGAGGACGCCGTCGCCGACGCCGGTCTCGTCACCCTCGACGACCACGACGGACACCCGAGCATCCGCTCGCTCGTCGACGACGACTACGAGATCATCACGTTCTGA
- a CDS encoding APC family permease translates to MPQEGSREPAASLGLLDATMVGIGAMIGAGIFVLTGLAAEIAGPAALLVFALNGGVTTFTALSYAELASAIPKNGGGYAYIRETFSDPVAFVMGWTRWLTYTSAGALYALGFSSNFVEFVHLYWTGLPGGELAQLAYALLAVASFIALNALSTEASGGAETVVTLVKIGILGVFIIAGIGAVSPSTFMGVEAGAGFGLSEFFSRGAMNVLPAMGLTFIAFQGYDLIATVTEEVENPRKNIPRAIFISLGATVLIYLLVVGVALGTLGAPRLGAAGEKAVVEAAVSFMPDVALFGASIGAALIAFGAVFSTISALNAVVIGSSRIAFAMGREGQLPGRLGRIHHEYGTPFVALLASGAIMLVATVAAPIRLVGNLASLFSLLGFVVVNLAVIKLRRTQPDLSRPFEVPFYPIPPILGIALNLLLGVYISPSTWGVAAGVLAFGAAVYVALNPETVGLGEPTEDGPDEAANPDD, encoded by the coding sequence ATGCCACAGGAAGGTAGCAGGGAACCCGCGGCGAGCCTCGGACTCCTCGACGCCACGATGGTCGGGATCGGGGCGATGATCGGCGCGGGCATCTTCGTGCTGACCGGACTGGCAGCCGAGATCGCCGGCCCGGCGGCGCTTCTGGTGTTCGCCCTGAACGGCGGCGTCACGACGTTTACGGCGCTGTCGTACGCGGAGCTCGCGTCCGCGATCCCTAAGAACGGCGGCGGGTACGCTTACATCCGGGAGACGTTCTCGGACCCGGTAGCGTTCGTGATGGGGTGGACGCGGTGGCTGACGTACACGTCCGCCGGGGCGCTGTACGCGCTCGGGTTCTCCTCGAACTTCGTGGAGTTCGTCCACCTCTACTGGACCGGGCTTCCGGGCGGCGAACTCGCCCAACTCGCGTACGCGCTGCTCGCGGTCGCGTCGTTCATCGCGCTCAACGCCCTCTCGACGGAGGCCAGCGGCGGCGCCGAGACGGTCGTGACGCTCGTGAAAATCGGCATCCTCGGCGTGTTCATCATCGCCGGCATCGGCGCCGTCTCGCCGTCGACGTTCATGGGCGTCGAGGCGGGCGCAGGCTTCGGGCTCTCGGAGTTCTTCTCCCGAGGCGCGATGAACGTCCTGCCCGCGATGGGGCTGACGTTCATCGCGTTCCAGGGATACGACCTGATCGCGACCGTCACGGAGGAGGTCGAGAACCCGCGGAAGAACATCCCGCGCGCCATCTTCATCAGCCTCGGCGCGACGGTGCTCATCTACCTCCTCGTCGTCGGGGTCGCCCTCGGTACGCTCGGCGCGCCGCGGCTGGGCGCGGCGGGCGAGAAGGCGGTCGTTGAGGCGGCCGTCTCGTTCATGCCCGACGTCGCGCTGTTCGGCGCGTCGATCGGCGCGGCGCTCATCGCGTTCGGCGCGGTGTTCTCGACGATCAGCGCGCTGAACGCCGTCGTCATCGGGTCGAGCCGCATCGCGTTCGCGATGGGACGGGAGGGGCAGTTGCCGGGCCGGCTGGGACGCATCCACCACGAGTACGGGACGCCGTTCGTGGCGCTGCTGGCCAGCGGCGCCATCATGCTCGTCGCGACCGTCGCCGCGCCCATCCGCCTCGTCGGGAACCTCGCGAGCCTGTTCTCGCTTCTGGGGTTCGTCGTCGTCAACCTCGCGGTCATCAAGCTACGGCGGACCCAGCCGGACCTGTCCCGGCCGTTCGAGGTTCCGTTCTATCCGATTCCGCCGATACTCGGCATCGCACTGAACCTCCTTTTGGGCGTGTACATCTCGCCGTCCACGTGGGGGGTCGCCGCCGGCGTGCTGGCGTTCGGAGCCGCCGTCTACGTCGCACTGAACCCCGAGACCGTCGGTCTCGGCGAACCGACCGAGGACGGCCCCGACGAGGCCGCGAACCCGGACGACTGA
- a CDS encoding thiamine pyrophosphate-binding protein — MGTNDSPGPPTGNVSWHKALSPDELPEGRVDAVSCGGTTVAMTHYDGEYAALNNSCPHQGGPLGEGSIETDCLRCPWHGWDFDPLTGETPGSHDDSVETFPVEERDDGIYVGFPEGEPHERTVSDVVAETLVNWGVRQVWGIVGHSNLGLADALRREAETGTLSYYGVRHEGAAAFAASAYGKLTGRPAACFSIAGPGATNMLTGLWDANVDRSPTVALTGQVESQVLGTGNFQEVDLEAAYGDVAEFEATVLRDSDSAELATRAAKTAVLERGVSHLVFPDEIQTQSAEGVDPSDPEGRLTGRDISPPADALDDAEELLAEAERPVIVVGHGARFHMDPVVDLAERLDCPVLTTFKAKGQIPDSHPLAGGVLGRSGTPIASHFMNESDLLAVFGASFSNHTGIAEYKPIIHVDFDAMTLGKHHSVDVPVWGEVGVTVTELNDRLDGAEVVAEGQREELADRWDIWRDEKATRRDQPAERGVNYATVFEAMSRIVPDDAVVPVDVGNNTYAFGRYFEPEDQSVLMSGYLGSIGFAFPAALGAWAATQEPESQFAGRPVVSVSSDGGFGQYMSEFTTAVKYGMDLTHVLLNDDELGKISKEQRTGGWDVWQTDLVNPEFAEFAENCGGHGAYVDDENELGDALREAIAHDGPALVEISTDSDPV, encoded by the coding sequence ATGGGAACGAACGATTCTCCCGGTCCACCGACGGGGAACGTCAGTTGGCACAAGGCGCTCTCGCCGGACGAATTACCCGAAGGGAGGGTGGACGCGGTGAGCTGTGGCGGCACCACCGTCGCGATGACACACTACGACGGGGAGTACGCCGCCCTCAACAACAGCTGTCCGCACCAGGGCGGTCCCCTCGGCGAGGGATCGATTGAGACCGACTGCCTCCGGTGTCCCTGGCACGGGTGGGACTTCGACCCGCTGACCGGCGAGACTCCCGGATCGCACGACGACTCCGTGGAGACGTTCCCGGTCGAGGAGCGCGATGACGGCATCTACGTCGGGTTCCCCGAGGGGGAGCCACACGAACGGACCGTCTCCGACGTCGTCGCCGAGACGCTGGTCAACTGGGGGGTCAGACAGGTCTGGGGGATCGTCGGCCACTCGAACCTCGGGCTGGCGGACGCGCTCCGCCGGGAGGCCGAGACGGGGACCCTCTCGTACTACGGCGTCCGGCACGAGGGCGCCGCCGCGTTCGCCGCCTCGGCGTACGGCAAGCTCACCGGCCGGCCGGCGGCGTGTTTCTCCATCGCCGGTCCCGGCGCGACGAACATGCTCACCGGCCTCTGGGACGCCAACGTCGACCGCTCGCCGACGGTCGCGCTGACCGGCCAAGTCGAGTCACAGGTGCTCGGCACGGGCAACTTCCAGGAGGTCGACCTCGAGGCCGCCTACGGCGACGTCGCCGAGTTCGAGGCGACGGTGCTACGCGACTCGGACTCCGCCGAGCTCGCTACGCGGGCCGCGAAGACCGCCGTCCTCGAACGCGGCGTCTCGCACCTGGTCTTCCCCGACGAGATACAGACCCAGTCCGCCGAGGGCGTCGACCCGAGCGACCCGGAGGGTCGTCTCACCGGCCGGGACATCAGTCCGCCCGCGGACGCGTTAGACGACGCCGAGGAGCTGCTGGCGGAGGCGGAACGGCCGGTCATCGTCGTCGGCCACGGCGCCCGCTTCCACATGGACCCCGTCGTCGATCTGGCCGAGCGCTTGGACTGCCCGGTGCTGACGACGTTCAAGGCCAAGGGCCAGATCCCCGACTCCCACCCGCTCGCCGGCGGCGTCCTCGGCCGGTCGGGCACGCCCATCGCGAGCCACTTCATGAACGAGTCGGACCTGCTCGCGGTGTTCGGCGCGAGCTTCTCGAACCACACCGGCATCGCGGAGTACAAGCCGATCATCCACGTCGACTTCGACGCGATGACGCTGGGGAAACACCACAGCGTCGACGTGCCGGTGTGGGGCGAGGTCGGGGTCACCGTCACCGAACTGAACGACCGGCTCGACGGTGCCGAGGTCGTCGCCGAGGGCCAGCGCGAGGAACTCGCCGACCGCTGGGATATCTGGCGCGACGAGAAGGCCACGCGACGCGACCAGCCCGCCGAGCGCGGGGTCAACTACGCGACCGTCTTCGAGGCGATGAGCCGGATCGTCCCCGACGACGCGGTCGTCCCCGTCGACGTGGGGAACAACACCTACGCGTTCGGGCGATACTTCGAGCCCGAGGACCAGTCGGTGCTGATGTCGGGCTACCTCGGCTCGATCGGGTTCGCGTTCCCGGCGGCGCTCGGCGCGTGGGCCGCCACGCAGGAACCCGAGTCGCAGTTCGCGGGCCGACCGGTCGTGTCGGTCTCCAGCGACGGCGGGTTCGGGCAGTACATGAGCGAGTTCACCACCGCCGTCAAGTACGGCATGGACCTCACGCACGTCCTGCTCAACGATGACGAGCTCGGGAAGATCAGCAAGGAACAGCGCACCGGCGGGTGGGACGTCTGGCAGACCGACCTCGTGAACCCCGAATTCGCGGAGTTCGCGGAAAACTGCGGCGGCCACGGCGCCTACGTCGACGACGAGAACGAACTCGGCGACGCGCTCCGGGAGGCTATCGCCCACGACGGCCCGGCGCTCGTCGAGATCAGCACCGACTCGGACCCGGTATGA